The DNA region TGGGaattacttaattaattaattttaatccaaTTATAGAAAATGGATAGAGAATTGTTCTAAAATGGCATAACTTTTATTTTCTAACTTCTTTAAATTCTCTTGTTTAATGTGacatatattcattttacttttacTTGACTTTAGTCATATATGGACAAGTTCGTGTGCACTGCAATGTAAATGTAAAGAGAGTAGCTTATTATTCCATTGGACTAAATATGGTAGGAGTAGTTAATAAGCTCTTTTCCTGACTAGATATATCTCTACCCTCATATGGtatttaataaaatcttttccaaaattttcctttCTGTACATTTAATTTCTTACTTAATGGGAATGGTCATATATAGAATGTTCTTACTTTAGAAACAATTTAAAAGCAAAAATCTCACCTAAGATAACAAAATCTAAGGAGATTAGGAAGATACACCTTTCTTCTCATGTATAAATACGCAGCAAAAATACACATAGATTCAAGACAAGATATACAGAACCATTTGGTCAAGAGTCAAACATGAGTTATTTCAAGAATATCAACCTTCTCTTCTTATTCATATTTGCACTTAACCTTGCTCTAGTTACAAGTTCTGGTTTGACCCCTAGACTTGGTTTATTTAGTCCTGGTTATCTAATGCACATTATTGACAACATCCCAAATAATTCTCCACCTTTGACTCTTCGTTGTCAATCTAAAGATGACGATCTAGGGTATCACACACTCAATGTCACTGGTCAAGAGTTTAGATTTAAGTTTCAAGAACAATTTGGTGGTGGTACATTATTCTTCTGCCATTTTTATTGGAATGGTAAAGACAAATCATTTGATGTTTTCAATGATTATATTTCTGACCAATGTGGATCACTTGGCGTTTTAGTGTCTGAATGTTTTTGGAAAGTGCAAGAGGATGGTTTCTATTTTGGACCTCATCAAGATGCTACATTTGAGAAGAAATATTCGTGGTAATAAAATGTATAGCTCGTAACATCTAGATCTGTTTCAATTTCGCATTAAAAAAAAGTGAGAGTATATAATCTCACCTTTGTGGGAGAGAGGAAGAAATGAAATGAATTTTCTTGTACTATTTATTTCTCGATTCCATTTCAACTATATAATCTCAGCTTTGTTTCAAATTTAAATAGATTAACAAAATATACGAGTACGAGTTTCATTGGATTTCTCGTATCAATTTGATGCGGGAAAAATGTCCAAATTTACTTCTCTATTTTTAACTACATTATTGTTTAAAATTTTCCTCAGTTATACTTCGATTCGTGTCCACGGTGGAACTCCAGTACGATCAAAGACAGATAAAAAACCCAAAAGTATAActgataataaaaataaaatattttgtgtAGCAAAGGAGTGTTTTTTAAATCCTTTTCCCCGGCTATTTTACCAGCTTGAAGATTGGGTTACACCTTATAGCCACAGATAGGTATATTCATCATTAGATTGCCTTGGTATTATGATCCAAAGCATGTCAAGTTATGTAATAATCCTTTCGTCCGAAAAAAATGATACTTTTTGGATTTCGAGAGTCAAGCGTTGTGTtatttcactactagaaattggCGAAAAACCGTCCAAGGCCTACCGATCATAATCGGTCGGGAAAGAATATAAATTGGTCGCAAAAATCAAATAACCAAATTCAAATAAATATACCGACCGATGGTCGGTAAATGTGATCCCATAATATCGAAATACTGCTTTATCTGACACGTTAAAAAAAATCCGACCAACGACGATTGAAATCTGGTCGATTTTTTAACTAAAAGCTGGTCAGACTTGCATATTATGTACGAAAAAAAGTTTAATTAAAAAAAGTTCCTCCTTACCAACCAATTTCGGTCGGAATTCTTAATTTGCTTTTTCCATTCCAATGtcggttgttttttttttttcataacaaatataattttttttaaatgatgaaattatcgACCGATATCGGTCGGTATTagaggtcaaacatggtcaatcatttatAGATTATTGTTATTTACAATCTACATATATTTAACATCCATAtaatatttcatatatatatatatatatatatatatatatatatatatatatatatatatatatatatatatattctccaatTATGGGATTTGACCGagtatatgttgttgttgctacaacttatattttaatatagcactacatcttataacactatacattttattttcaaatgtgTTCTAGCGTATTGGATGCCGATACTTAGACTCAATCGCTCATACATTAAAACTCAATAGTATTTAGTTTACTAAGCCGTCAGTATGCCCGAGCGTCTTGCCAGTTAAAATCAAGAATGATGCATGTTCTAGGTTAAATAAAGTGATAAAAAAATATATCCTAGGTTAATCAATTATAATTGAATTTTCAATTGATCCACTGATCAAGTATCCGAGCAAAGTACTAATCAGGTGATGGAGAATACAACATCCAAGCGCGTCATACACGGGTAGTGTTTGACCATGACTTTTTCATGTCTTTTAAATATAATCCGAATTTATAATTAAAGTTAATTAAGAAGGTTGagtttttgaaaattgaaaagtgttattctttttaaaataaagagCAATTCGTAGTACGTTTTTAATAAAACTTATAGTTTaactaaaacaaaagaagaagaagaagaaagaatcaCTGGATTGCCTAATCTAAGAAGATCTGTTCATTTGGTGATTCTAACCAAATAGTGTCCAACAACTTTTCCTTACTAGATAGTAAGTAAAAGCATGTGGGTATTTAGTTGAGTTGTCGTCGACGGTAGCACTATtgctttgaaaaatcgccctaaccAATAGTATTAGGTGGTCGCCTGGTGGGGATTAACAGGGAATATTGGACAGCTAACTTTTATGTAATTTGATCTTTGATTAGACATATTATATTGTGTTAGGTTTGTTTACTATCATAGGCGGACCCAGAATTTGGCGGTCGCGGGGTACCATGACattcaatataaatttatcaCTGCTTATAAAGATTGGTACGGGGCCTATGCTAATATCTAACTAATTTTTGAAGACATTTGCATGTATAGATGGTGTTTTTACCGAAATTTTCGGGTGCCGGTGACCCCTCAACCCATAATGTGCGTCCGCCTCTGTCTATGACGGTGGTGCTAGAGATGGATTCACGATTTGAAGTTTAATATGAATTCTTACAACAATAACTGACTTCATATATCGTTAATCATTTATAGATATTTAGTAAATTTCTTAATACATAAGGAACTAGGCAAAATCTGTTGAATTCACGCGAACTCATAACTTACATAGTAGACCGCGCACTTTGGATAGTGTTAGAGGTTGTtctgattttcttaccatatttgattttcctattttttgaaggaaaggacaatatatttatcataattgggttttcctttttgtaaaagaaaattataattcTTCCATGTTTGGCTAGTctcttttcttgtaggaaaatgtttggacttctataacttgaggatccttccttctcattcagtaacatccacaatgtagtcatatgagatttgagagtcgtgtttaggggagaactttacgggacaagtgttagtatTTCAcctgtgtttgcctcttcgtgaggttgttctctcgatattttgtattCTCTTGTATATAGTGGATTACTTATCTCCGTGATAAATTTGAAAATCCACGAAATCGCCATGAAAATTCAGTTAGGGTTAAGGAGaatagagagaagaagaagatggaagcTTCTCAATTAAATTTGTTATGTTCTGTCCAAAAGAATGAAAAATCTATTACAAAACATGTATAAAATGATATATATACTTTGGGCCTAAGTGCTACTGGCCCGTCCACTATTAACTATATAAATTGGGCTCCTTTGTGGCGAGGCCCAGATACCAAATATTCTCCCAGTCCAATCCCCCCCTCctccccctcaagttggaagGGAAAACCACTTGCAACTTGAAAAGAAAAGAGTGGTGACTCTGCCCGGTTAGTGGCTTAGTAAAAATGTCGGCAAACTGCCTGGCAGTAGGAACATGAGCCAAATGAATGAGGCCATCATTTAACTTGGTCCGAATAAAGTGACAATCCACCTCAATGTGTTTGATACGCTCATGGAAGACAGGGTTCTTTGCAATATGGACATCAACCTGATTATCACAAAAAACAGAAATAAGACAGGAGACAGGAACATGCAAGTCAACTAACATATGAACTAACCAAGTCAACTCTGCAACCACTTTGCTAAGAGCTCGATATTCAGCCTCGACAGAAGATAAAGAAATAATAGGCTGCTTTTTCAATTTCCAACCAATCAAGCAATCATACAGAAAAATGCAGAAACCAGTAACAGATCGACGAGAATCAACTATGGGTGTTTAAcgggcgggctgggacgggctggccacaaaaaaaaaaaaccccgtCCGTTTAACGTTGCGGGCTGTTAGCGGGTTGTTAGCGGGCtgtattttttcggatttttttttgtCCGTCCGGGTTCGGGCTTAGCGGGATGTTAGTGGGCTGTTAGCGGGCcgtggatttttttttttaaagtaaattttgttttccttattcaatgttattgatacttaagtgtttgaaaacttttaaggcttagaattaaactttgaagtttaaagttttaaatttgaaatttgaaatttataattttaaaattaaaatttaaaagtaagtggctacaaaatattatttaataagaccaataggcaatatgtaaggatcaagctccgaagacttttatttaatattttttattgaataatatataatacttcaaattaagttgcaagttcttttttgattttgttatttttgaacttgcaaattaaaagtttacaataattatatataaaaaaaagtacatcacatgctttgcatcatttttgtaagttcatccatgtcaacatgaggttcttggtttccggcattggttgaatcagcaccataaaccattatatctccaatttcttggtcctccgcttcatctacctcgtcacgcccttgatttTGTTGTTATGATCTTATtcaatctctgaagcacactagaattttcAAAGCGTTGCTacccaatgaatgacgggtatctcctagttgctgccttgcttggctaaatgcgctctctgatgcgactgttgaaatcggtacatttagcacgtctcgagccatggaCGAAAGAAcagaaaatttatttgagttgttcctccaccaacccagtggtagaaattcctttgtgcggggctctgctgacttttgcaagtagaattgaagttcatcaatattcctgctactggtttgttgatgctcacctagtgtagaccaaatcaaataatcttcaacacaATCATTATCATCCAAAGCACAGGTCCCAGATGTTGAAAttgaacttgaaggaatatttgcatctacagcaGAAGAAACATCAACAatattagcataataattatataatatttctaaATGTTTGTGTAAATCAGAAATACAAGTGccaatatcaggagtttcagttggtccattaaaaaattttaaaaaaaaaataatttaaaaaacgGGCTGAACCGGGCTGTAGCCCATTAACAACCCGTTAACAGGTTAACGGGTTGAACCGTGCTGTAGCCCGTTAACAACCCGTTAACGGGTTAACGGGCTTAGCGAGTTCCGGTGCACCGGTATCAAAAAACTGTTCGTTTGAAACCCGCTCCCCGCCCAATCCGTCCCAGCCCGCCCCCACACTACAGTTTCGGGCTGAACCGGGCTGTGAACGGGTCAGCCCGGCCCGATTAACAGGTATAGTATCAACACAGGCTGCCCAATCACTATCTGAGTAAGCAGTCAAGGTaaggtcagatgagtgtgaataGAAAAGATCTACATCAAGTGAACCTTTCAGGTATCTCAAAATGTGCAAGGCAGCAACCATGTGGGGGACTCTTGGACACTTTAAGAACTGACTAAGGTGTTGGACAGCAAAACAAATGTCAGGCCTGTGTGAGAAAAAGTAACTTCCCAATCAAACTCCTATAGGTCTCAGGCTTGTCAAGCATATCCCCAGAATCAGCAAACATCTTCTCATGAAGTTCCAAAGGGCACACCACAGAAGAAATATCAGAACAAGCATATTCAGATAACAAGTCAGCGGTGAACTTCTTTTGATTCAGGAGGAGACCAGAAGAACAATAAGAAACTTTAATACCCAAAAAATAATTCAAAGTGCCCAAATCTTTGATTTTTAATTGGTCATGTAAAAACATCTTCaaatcaagaataacatgtaGATCATCACCAG from Nicotiana tabacum cultivar K326 chromosome 24, ASM71507v2, whole genome shotgun sequence includes:
- the LOC142178266 gene encoding S-protein homolog 5-like, which produces MSYFKNINLLFLFIFALNLALVTSSGLTPRLGLFSPGYLMHIIDNIPNNSPPLTLRCQSKDDDLGYHTLNVTGQEFRFKFQEQFGGGTLFFCHFYWNGKDKSFDVFNDYISDQCGSLGVLVSECFWKVQEDGFYFGPHQDATFEKKYSW